The Centroberyx gerrardi isolate f3 chromosome 19, fCenGer3.hap1.cur.20231027, whole genome shotgun sequence genome has a segment encoding these proteins:
- the med10 gene encoding mediator of RNA polymerase II transcription subunit 10 yields MAEKFDNLEEHLEKFVENIRQLGIIVSDFQPSSQTGLNQKLNFMISGLQDIEKCRQQLHEINVPLEAFEYIDQGRNPQLYTKECLERALAKNEHVKGKIDTMTKFKSLLISELSKVFPEEMSKYKAIHGDDPPS; encoded by the exons ATGGCGGAAAAATTCGATAACCTCGAAGAGCATCTGGAGAAATTTGTCGAGAACATTCGACAGCTGGGAATCATCGTCAGCGACTTCCAGCCTAGCAGCCAGACGGGACTCAACCAGAAACT AAACTTCATGATATCCGGACTGCAAGACATCGAGAAGTGTCGTCAACAGCTCCATGAGATCAACGTGCCACTGGAGGCCTTTGA ATACATTGACCAAGGTCGAAACCCTCAGCTGTACACCAAGGAGTGTCTGGAGAGAGCCTTGGCGAAGAACGAGCACGTCAAAGGGAAGATTGACACCATGACG AAATTCAAGAGCCTTCTCATCTCAGAGCTTAGCAAAGTCTTTCCGGAGGAGATGTCTAAGTATAAGGCCATACACGGAGACGACCCCCCCTCTTAG